GCTAACTGATCTTTGAGACCAAACCTCCTGAATCTAACTTTCCAAAGTCTAAATGCTGTTTGCAGTCTCGGGAGCAGAGGCTGTTAGCAAGCAGTAGAGTCCTTTGTGCTCTGACGACTTTTTGAGTCGTCAGGAAGTAGCTAAAACCGAACATACATCATCAAAAGTACTGTGTCACCACTTAAGGCAAATCGGACAGCCAGCCCAGAGCTTCCTTCTGCTGGACGGCGACACCCTGACTATGTGTTTCTCTTACCAGTGTGAGTTCTGATGTGTCCTTGCAGTAACCAGGGTCTGGAGAACGCCTTGCCGCAGATCTTGCAGACACAAGGTAAGGTGTGCGTCCGAATGTGCATCTTGAGGGCGCCCAGGCTCACGTATTCCTTGTCACAGTACTTACAGCTGAAGGATTTCCTGGACTGGGCGTCACAGTGCAGCTGCTTGTGTTTGCCCAGCCCTGAGAAGGTCGAATAGGTTTTATTGCATAAATTGCACTGAAATTTTTCAGCTTCGATGGCGTGGGGGTCTGAAagcttggactgtagcctttctTCTTCGTCGCTAATGGGGCTCTCGGAGCCGCTGTGGTCCTTGGATGAGGTGTCGGACGGAGGAGGGGGACTCACGCGCCCCAAGGATGCGGGGTATCCGGACAGAGGGGAGAGGCCAGCGGGCAGCGGGGCGTGGAAGGGAGAGGCGGTGGTCCACACGGCGATGGGGCTGTAGGCTCCCGACCTGAGGACCTCCGGCTGTGGGATGACAGGCACGGGGTAGCCCTCGTAGAGACACGGGGAGATAATCACTGcggagagaggagaggagcggGGCGTGAGACAGAGGGCACCGTGAAAGCGCAGAGAAGAGCCAGGCTGCACGCGCAGGGAACGAGGAGACAGACTCCCCAGGAGCAGTCAGGCGCTGGGAGGACATAAGTTTTCCGCCGCTGCTGCTCGCGGTCACTGCGCTTAAGGCTCATTTGTGCACCCCCCAATCCCTGGCCCCGCATACGAGCGAGTGTGGGGGGCTGCCCAGCCCTGCGACCAGCGAGCGCAGAGGGAAACCTACCCACTTTCTAAAGATACAGAAAAGTTCTCTTCCATCTTATGCGTGGGCTGCTTGCTTGGCTCACGCCGGTAAGTACAAGGATTGGCGTAAATCAAGCCTCTTTCTGGAGGAAAGGAGCTTTATTACATGAAAAAGGCAATAATTCAACGTTCACGCACTGCCTCACCCAGCCTCCACGTCCTCATTATGCAAGTATGTACACGCTGCGGAACGTGACGTCGCAAGAGCCCAGGGAAGTTCTCCTCGCCAGCTCAGAGTGTGGAAGTTTTGAATTAAACCCGAGCCCGAACGATCTGAGGAAGGACCGCTCTTTCGGGAGCAGACAGCCTGGGTGTCCTGCTCTTTAGTATCAAAGTCGAGCGGCGGCACACCCCTGTCGTTACCTATTTACAGACTGAGATGCGGACATCTGGCCTTCCcttacctgtgtgtgtgtccagcTCGCTGTAGTTGGGCTTCTTGGAGGCGTTGAAATGCTTCTTGACCAGGAAGGAGCGCGGCATCCTGGCGGCGGCGCGGGGCGCGGAGCGCTGGGCGCGGGGCGCGCGGTCCTACAGCATCTCTGCCCCGCAGGTGCGCGCGCGGCGCCGCCAGGTCGCGGGCTCCTCGCGGACTGAGCCCGCGGTGGCGGCGGGGAggcctttttttcctctctttcgcGAGAAGGGTCCAATCACAGCCGAGAGGTTCAGATTTCAGCTCCTCCCTCTGGGCCAGCTGTGAGCAGAGGAGGAATCTGTTGTCAGACTAAATTATTCTGGTTCAAAATGGGCTGTGCCCCGGGCTTTCAGTGGAGAGGAAAAAAGTGCTTCAGTCTTTTCGGGAGAGGTCGTTTTCCTTCCTGAGCGCAGAGCCGGGCGTCCTTGCTCCGGGCGCGCTGGGTCCGCCGCCGGGCCTGGCTTTCAGGTGCGGGTTCCGCGCCGGCTGGGAAGGCTGGGCTCTGGGCTCCCGGAGCCTCGCGGCTTTGGAGAGCTTTGGCGCGCACAGGGACAGAGCAATTCACTCCTGGCTTTTGAAAAAGGAAGGTAGCGGCGAGGACAAAGCCCCAGTGAGTGAGCCGCGGGCCTGCAAGGGGGCAGCCCGGGTCGAGACCCGTCCGCTTCGCGCGCTGGGGATGCGCTTCGTGTCCCGGCGGCTGGGGGTAGGAGGGCGCTTCCTCGGGAAATAAAGCGGTCGTGTCACTTGTTAACATCGGGGCTTGAAAGAAGCGCTTTGTGGCCCCCGAAGGACCCACGTCCAGGGAGAAGCGGGACCCCAGGATGAGAGGGAAGGATGAACTAAGGTCCCTGTCGTGGGAATCTGGAACGCTCTCCCAGAGGCCTCTGAGAAGCGCTTCTATCTTTTCATGCATCactaggtggtttttttttttttttaaatggaaaaaagcgTGAATGGGCCCTTAGGGATAATAGTTTCAAACATTTATTTGCTTTCTGTGGTGCCTTTTTCAGTATAAAGTCACCGCATCATCTCTCTGCCACTCTCCTGTGTGGCGTTTTTAAGGAAAGGGTGCCTCCTCTGTAGGGCTTGGTTAAGTTTCTATACTAGCCGGGCAACTAGCAGAAACACCTTGATTTTGTGTACGGTATTGAGTCTAAAAATACACTAGAGTGGCTGGTTGTAAAAACGACATTTCAACCATGTTTTCAAGCATCTCTTCTCCTTTCCACCTCTTgcttaaaaattaaggaaagaacAAATTTGCAATCAGACCACTCTACCCTTGATTCGAACAGGtgc
Above is a window of Bos javanicus breed banteng chromosome 14, ARS-OSU_banteng_1.0, whole genome shotgun sequence DNA encoding:
- the SNAI2 gene encoding zinc finger protein SNAI2; the encoded protein is MPRSFLVKKHFNASKKPNYSELDTHTVIISPCLYEGYPVPVIPQPEVLRSGAYSPIAVWTTASPFHAPLPAGLSPLSGYPASLGRVSPPPPSDTSSKDHSGSESPISDEEERLQSKLSDPHAIEAEKFQCNLCNKTYSTFSGLGKHKQLHCDAQSRKSFSCKYCDKEYVSLGALKMHIRTHTLPCVCKICGKAFSRPWLLQGHIRTHTGEKPFSCSHCSRAFADRSNLRAHLQTHSDVKKYQCKSCSKTFSRMSLLHKHEESGCCAAH